GCCGCGACGAGCGGCGTGACGATCGGGCTCGAACCGGTCAACCGCTACGAGTCCAACGTGCTCAACACCGTCGACCAGGCGCTGGCGCTCATCGACGAGATCGGTGCGGACAACCTCGTGGTCCACCTCGACACCTACCACGCCAACATCGAGGAACGTGCCATCGTCCGGGCTGTCCACACCGCGGCCACGGCGGGCCGGCTGGGGTACGTGCACGTCGGCGAGAGCCACCGTGGACACCTCGGCACCGGGTCCATCGTGTGGGAACCAGTGTTCGCGGCCCTCGGCGAGAGCGACTACCGCGGTCCGATCGTCTTCGAGAGTTTCTCGTCCGCCGTCGTCTCGCCCGCCTTCGCGGCCGCGCTCGGTGTCTGGCGGGACCTGTGGACGGACTCGCACGAACTGGCCGGCCACGCCCACGACTACCTGACGCGCCACCTGACGGCCGACGTGGTCGGGGGTGCCGAATGAGGACCACCCGCTTCGACGCCACGCCGGACGGCGGCGTCCGCGTCGTCGTCGACGAGGCGCCCGCGTTCGCGCCGATGCCCGACTGGAACGGCGAAACGTTGAACGGGGTGCGCCTGCACGAGATTGAGCGGCGCGGCGACATCGAGCTGCAGCTGGTAGAGATCGCCGCCGGCGGCTCCTTCGTCATGCACGCCAGCCCGAAGCTCGCCTTCTGCCACGTCGTGCGTGGTGCCGGCCGGCTCGGGCTGCCGGGCGGCGAGTCGCTGGCCTACCGCGGCCCCGAGACCTACGTCTTCCACCCCGGCGCCCTCCACGACTGGCACGACGTCGAGGAGGACACCCTCCTGGCCGTTGCGATCGTGCCGGACGCGACGTGACGCCCGCCTCGACACCAAGGACCCTGCCGATGACCGACACGGTTGCCGACGGCGGCACGATCGACCGGACCTCCCCGACGCCGCTCTACCACCAACTCGAGCAGATCCTGCGCACCGACATCCAGGGCGGGGTGTACGCCCCCGGTGACCTGCTGCCGTCCGAGAACGAGATCTGCGAGCGCTACGACGTGTCCCGGTCCGTCGTGCGCCAGACGCTGCAGAACCTGGCCCGCGCCGGCTTCATCCACACCGAGCGTGGCCGCGGCAGCTTCGTCGTGGAGAGCAAGGTGTCCGAACGCTTCGTCCAGCAGGCGGCGGGGTTCTACGAGGACCTGACCCGGATGGGACTGGAGGTGACCACCGAGGTCGTGCGCCAGGGGATCGCACCGGTGCCGCTCGAAGTGCGCGAGTTCCTGGGCGTCGACAGCGCCGTGCGCATCGATCGCGTGCGCTCGGTCGACGGCCGGCGGTTGCTCTACGTCACGACGTACATCCCCGTCGAGCGCTGCCCGGGTCTGGAGGCGCACGATCTCACCGACCGCTCGCTCTACGCCCACCTCGAGGAGGCCTACGGCTTGCGCGTCCACTCGGGACGCCGCTCCATCGAGGCGGTGCCCGCCGAGGAGGACGCCGCCGAACACCTCGGGATCCCGCCCGGCGCCCCGGTGCTGCTGCTCCGATCGGCGAGCCGCTCCGAGGACGGGCAGCCGCTGGAGTGGTTCGCCGCCTGGCACCGGGCCGACCGGACCCGGTTCGAGGTCGAGATCGTCGACGGCAAGGCGGCCCAGCCGGTCCAGCAGACGGTCATCGCCGCGGCGACACCGCCCATCCCGGCCACGGCCGAGACCGACGTCCGCGACGGCTTCCGGCAGCACCTCGAGCGCGAACGCGTCATCGCCGTCGTGCGCGCGCCGTCGTACGGGGACGGGGCGGCGGTGGCCGGCGGGCTCCTTGACGGTGGGGTGTCGATCGTCGAGTTCACGCTCACGGGCACCAACGCGCTCCAGGCCATCGAACAGGCTCGGGCCGGCGTGCCGGACGCCCTGATCGGGGCCGGCTCCGTGCTGACGCTGGAGGACGCCCGCCGCGCGGTCGAGGCGGGAGCGCAGTTCCTCGTTTCGCCGGCACGGCTGCGGGAACTGGTCAGCGTGGACCTCGGCGTGCCGGTCGTGCTGGCCGGCTACACCCCGTCGGAGGTGCTGGAGGCCTACCGCCTCACCCGGGGGTCGCCGGTCAAGGTGTTCCCCGCATCCGCGGGCGGGCCCGGCTACCTGCGGGCGCTCGCCGCACCGATGCCGAAGGTCCCGTTGATGCCCTCGGGCGGCGTCGACGAGACGAACCTGGCCGAGTTCCTCGCCGCCGGCGCGTTCGCGTTGAACCTCGGCTCCTCGCTGTGCCCGGTGCCCGCCGTCGTCGAGGGTGACGCCGCCCAGCTGCGACGCCGGGCGACGACCGTGCGGGCCCGGGTCGACGAGGCCCTGGGATGACCGTGGTCGTGGTCTCGTCGCGGTCGTTCGGGTCAGGTTGCGCGGACCCGGAGGCGCGCCTGCGCGAGGCCGGTGTCGAGGTGCGCCGGATCCCGTCCGACCACGATCTCGCCAGGTGCGGGCCACAACTCGCGGACGCCGACGGCTGGATCGCCGGGACCGGCCCGATCCGAGGCGAGCACCTGCGGGCCGCCCCACGGCTGCGGCTGGTCGCCCGCTACGGCGTCGGCGTCGACAGCGTCGACCGCGCCGAGGCCGCGGCCCGTGGCGTCCTCGTCACCAACACGCCAGGAGCGAACACCCGGGCGGTCGCCGAGCACACCCTTGCTCTGCTGCTCGGCGCACTCCGCCACGTCGTGGCGGGCGACCGGGCGGTTCGGGCCGGCGACTGGGCGCCGCGCCGCGGCCGCGAGCTGGCCGACTGCCGGGTCGGGATCGTCGGGTACGGCGCCATCGGGCGGGCCGTCGGGCGGCTGGTCGCCGCCTTCGGCGCCGAGGTCGCCGCGCACGACCCCTGGGTGACCGACGCCGACGTCGACCTGGTGGACCTCGACACGCTGGCGGCCAGCTGCGACGTGCTGAGCCTGCACGCACCGGCCGGGGACCGTCCACTGGTCGACACGGCGCTGCTCGGCCGGATGCGGCCCGGCGCCGTGTTGGTGAACACCGCCCGTGGCGGCCTGGTGGACGAGGCGGCGGTCGCGACCGCGCTCCGCGACGGCCGGCTCGCCGGGTTCGCCGCGGACGTCCTCGCCGACGAGCACGGCGCCAGCAGCCCCCTCTTCGACGCCCCCAACGTGACCGTCACGCCGCACGTGGCCGGGCAGACCGTGCAGGCGATCGACCGCATGGGTGCGGCGGCCGCCGACGAGTGCCTGCGGGTGCTCGTCGAGGGACGCCCCCCGCGCCATCCCGTCCCGCCGCCCCGAGCCGAGGAGTGAGCACCATGTCGCAGTCGGACCGTCGCCAGACCTTCGGTTTCGTCGGCGTGACCGCCACGCGGTCGTCGATCAACCGGGTGTTCCCGCGATGGGCCGACGTTCTCGGGCTGGGCGAGGTGGTGTTCGACCCGATCGACCTCGACGTCGACGTGGACTCGGCGGCCTACCGCGAGGTGGTCGGCCGGATGGCGCAGGACCCCGGCTACCGCGGGGCGCTGGTCACGACGCACAAGGTGCGTCTGCTCGAGGCGTGCCGCGACCTGTTCGACGAGCTCGACCCGTACGCCGAGCTGCTCGGCGAAGTGTCCTGCATCGCGTCGAGCGACGGGCGGCTGCGTGGCTCGGCCAAGGACCCGATCACGTCGGGGCAGTCGCTCGCGGACTTCGTCCCGGCCGGTCATTTCGAGCGCACCGGCGGTCACGTGCTGTGCCTCGGGGCCGGCGGCGCCGGACTGGCGATCACGGTCCACCTGCTGACGGGGGCGCCCGCCTGCGGACGCCCGGACCGTGTCGTCCTGGTCAACCGCGGCGAAGCGCGCCTCGAGGAGTGCCGTCGCGTGCTGACGCAGCTCGACGTCCTCGACCGTGTGGACCTGGTCGCCAACTCCGACGTCGAGGTCGACGACGACCTGTGCGCCGAGTTGCCCGACGGGTCCCTGGTCGTGAACGCGACCGGCATGGGCAAGGACCGCCCGGGGTCGCCGATCAGCGACGCCGCCGTCTTCCCCCGCGACGGGCTGGTGTGGGAGCTCAACTACCGGGGCGACCTCGACTTCCTCCATCAGGCCCGTGCCCAGCAGCAGGGCCGCAACCTCACGGTCGAGGACGGCTGGCGCTACTTCGTGTACGGCTGGTCGGCCGTGGTCGCCGACGTGTTCGGGCTCGACCTCGACGCCGCGACCCTCGCGCGGCTCTCCGACGAGGCGGCGGTGGTCCGCTCGTGACCGACCGCGTCGTCCGCACCGTGCTCGGCGACCTGCCGGCGAGGTCCCTGGGACGCACGGACTACCACGAACACCTGCTGCAGGTGACCCCGCTGCTGCCGGGCGACGAACTCGACGACGTCGACGTGTCCGCGGAGGAGACCGCGCGCCTGCGCGACAGCGGCTTCGACGCGCTGGTCGATCTCACGCCGATCGGGCTGGGTCGCGACCCCACCGGGCTCGCCGAGATCTCGCGCCGCACGGGCGTCCACGTCGTCGCGGCCACCGGCGTGCACCGCGAAGGGCACTATCCCGACGACCACCCGGTCCGCCGCTGGGACGTGGCCCGCCTGAGCGAGGTGTTCGAGGCGGAGATCACCGCGGGCCTGCTCGTCGACCCGTTCGCCGACGGCCCGGTGGGCACGACCGTCCGCGCCGGCGTGATCAAGGTGG
This is a stretch of genomic DNA from Egicoccus sp. AB-alg2. It encodes these proteins:
- a CDS encoding UTRA domain-containing protein codes for the protein MTDTVADGGTIDRTSPTPLYHQLEQILRTDIQGGVYAPGDLLPSENEICERYDVSRSVVRQTLQNLARAGFIHTERGRGSFVVESKVSERFVQQAAGFYEDLTRMGLEVTTEVVRQGIAPVPLEVREFLGVDSAVRIDRVRSVDGRRLLYVTTYIPVERCPGLEAHDLTDRSLYAHLEEAYGLRVHSGRRSIEAVPAEEDAAEHLGIPPGAPVLLLRSASRSEDGQPLEWFAAWHRADRTRFEVEIVDGKAAQPVQQTVIAAATPPIPATAETDVRDGFRQHLERERVIAVVRAPSYGDGAAVAGGLLDGGVSIVEFTLTGTNALQAIEQARAGVPDALIGAGSVLTLEDARRAVEAGAQFLVSPARLRELVSVDLGVPVVLAGYTPSEVLEAYRLTRGSPVKVFPASAGGPGYLRALAAPMPKVPLMPSGGVDETNLAEFLAAGAFALNLGSSLCPVPAVVEGDAAQLRRRATTVRARVDEALG
- a CDS encoding cupin domain-containing protein; its protein translation is MRTTRFDATPDGGVRVVVDEAPAFAPMPDWNGETLNGVRLHEIERRGDIELQLVEIAAGGSFVMHASPKLAFCHVVRGAGRLGLPGGESLAYRGPETYVFHPGALHDWHDVEEDTLLAVAIVPDAT
- a CDS encoding shikimate dehydrogenase; this encodes MSQSDRRQTFGFVGVTATRSSINRVFPRWADVLGLGEVVFDPIDLDVDVDSAAYREVVGRMAQDPGYRGALVTTHKVRLLEACRDLFDELDPYAELLGEVSCIASSDGRLRGSAKDPITSGQSLADFVPAGHFERTGGHVLCLGAGGAGLAITVHLLTGAPACGRPDRVVLVNRGEARLEECRRVLTQLDVLDRVDLVANSDVEVDDDLCAELPDGSLVVNATGMGKDRPGSPISDAAVFPRDGLVWELNYRGDLDFLHQARAQQQGRNLTVEDGWRYFVYGWSAVVADVFGLDLDAATLARLSDEAAVVRS
- a CDS encoding NAD(P)-dependent oxidoreductase, giving the protein MTVVVVSSRSFGSGCADPEARLREAGVEVRRIPSDHDLARCGPQLADADGWIAGTGPIRGEHLRAAPRLRLVARYGVGVDSVDRAEAAARGVLVTNTPGANTRAVAEHTLALLLGALRHVVAGDRAVRAGDWAPRRGRELADCRVGIVGYGAIGRAVGRLVAAFGAEVAAHDPWVTDADVDLVDLDTLAASCDVLSLHAPAGDRPLVDTALLGRMRPGAVLVNTARGGLVDEAAVATALRDGRLAGFAADVLADEHGASSPLFDAPNVTVTPHVAGQTVQAIDRMGAAAADECLRVLVEGRPPRHPVPPPRAEE
- a CDS encoding sugar phosphate isomerase/epimerase family protein, giving the protein MPITNLLGVHALVWTAAADSASIDAACRSTAAVGYDLLEVPLLEPAEVDPVATRASLGAAGITASCSLGLDFDTDISSTDAGTVERGARLLIDALEVTSRLGADYLGGPIYSAMGKYTRPATTRGRANAVRVLRELASEAATSGVTIGLEPVNRYESNVLNTVDQALALIDEIGADNLVVHLDTYHANIEERAIVRAVHTAATAGRLGYVHVGESHRGHLGTGSIVWEPVFAALGESDYRGPIVFESFSSAVVSPAFAAALGVWRDLWTDSHELAGHAHDYLTRHLTADVVGGAE